The sequence AGCCCAAAATCAATACCACAAAGGCATCTGCCGGAACGGGCAACTTCTCATCCCTCAATTCATCAAGGACACTCCAGTACAAATGAAACGAATTACCACTTTTACAGCTCAAAAGCATgtcaagaattaaattatgcGAAAGCCCACTTCGGAAAATGCGCCTCCTGAGCTGCCCAGATGAAGAACCGAAAGCAAATCCGCGGATCTTTCTTCAGTTGGGCCTTGTACTGAAGGACTGAAATTATAACTTCTCGATTAAGGAAAGGAACTAAGTTTTGGAGGGCGGGCCCAATGTGGTGTACGGAATTGATAAGGGCGAGGACTTCATtcgtaatattcaaattttcgaGAGCATTGTCGGACAATGAACAGAAGCTGGAGGACGGGGTGAAGTGTTGTGGTTTGATTGAACGGAAGATTGGGGAATGGAGGAACTTCTGCATAATGGCGACGGAGAAAATggaatactcattttttaccacatttgtgtgtgtttatggGAGTGTTTTGGTTTAGCAGTGGTTTTGTAGTCGGAGATGCAGTGGCGGCGGCACATAGAGTGCAGAAAAAATGTGTGTAACGCTAGAACGCTATTGCTCCAAAAGAGCAATTCCCTCTTTTAGCTTTGGGCCTATTTGCTCTTGGGTTGAGCCCAGGCCCAATATGGCTTCTTCAAATACGCTTTTTCTCTAGTAGTTGTACTCTGTtgatacaaaataaagaaatcgTGTGGAAGATTGTCATTATTTATGGAGTAGTCgcattcataaaaaatgtagCCGACGTTAAAAGGAATAAGAAATACTTGCAAAacggaaaatgaaaattaaatcaactGTGCAACTGGACTCTTGCTAGtttccaaaaattatcaataggTAATGTAGGTTGAATCACAAATATTCAACTTAAAACGAATTCAAATTTCACGTTCAAGCAGCAACCATATTTGCATAAACGGAACCAACTACTGCGAAAACAGCACAACAGCACTCCACCTCCggatactctttttttttttttttttttgaagaatatGAAGCACAAAACAACTCATTTCTGCAGTTTGCAACTGCATGTATCTGCGTATTCCTTTACACAAATACAGCTTCGATGGCTATTGAGACCTTGCTGGCATTACCATGTGGGGTTAGAAAGTTAACTTCCAACTGAAATCTAACACCAGTGTTCAATGCGAGCAGTCCCAAAGAGTTGGATATACAACTGTCCACGAGTTACTCTCCATCCCAAGTTTCTCTCCGAGATTCACACTTACAGCTGGAACATCGTAAGAGACTCTTGAAACTTCCTAATCTGTTGTCAGAATGTCTTGAGCTACCCCTCTCTTTGTCGCTCAACAACCTACGGTATGGGAACCACCCTCTTAACAAGTGATTTATCCTGTGTTCACAACGTGAAATGATACCGTCCTCTGTCTCAGCACAATCATCTTGGTTCTCCTCTAAATTCCATGTATGATGACCATCATCTTTTTGTCCGTCTTCACAACTGCAAATGCAGGGTTCATGATCAGAATCAGGGTCCTCTCTCTCTGATGGTTCCTTAACCAAATTGTAGGTATCGGAAGCATTATGAACAAACTGCAGCTGATCACCATCCCTGATGCCTAACATTCCAATATAATCGCTGTCGTTCAGTAGCTTCTGGCCTTCATGACAAAGACAAAACTGTCCCCACACATGTTCCCATGAAACACTACCAGGTCCCTTCTTTGGCAAATGATCAAATGCTGCTTCCACTGCCTCCTTCAGCTCCCCAACTGTCCCCGTGCTCGACACCTCAATGTCGAAAGATGAGCCATCCAGTTTGAGAATAGAGAGCCAGAGGGGGTGCTGAAAAAGCTCATGGTAAGAAAGGCTCCGTTTGGGGGAATCAATGTGTGCCATTGGGGGAAGTATACATGACAAGGATTCAGTCGAAAACCGAGGGTCATAATGATCGTCTCCGTGCTCCAAAATCTGCATCCTTACAAacagaaaggaaagaaagaaacaactATCCACGGGAAACCCTACAAATAAAAGACCACACAGAATGCAATGGAAAAGCAGGATATATAGAGCTcttgtttattattatccgCAAGAAGATTGGTTCCAGGAAATGGAATGTGATTAGCCGATTCTTTGAATGAGATTCTCGATATAGGCAGAGAGAGAGTAGAGAAGAGAATTTGGAGATATTTTTCTGCTCTCGTCCCTCTCTATTCATTGCTTgccctcctcctcttctcgCTCATGACTGTTAAATTTGGTTGGAGCGGAATCAAAACCTCTCATGCATGCGACTTTTATG comes from Sesamum indicum cultivar Zhongzhi No. 13 linkage group LG10, S_indicum_v1.0, whole genome shotgun sequence and encodes:
- the LOC105172388 gene encoding uncharacterized protein LOC105172388; protein product: MQILEHGDDHYDPRFSTESLSCILPPMAHIDSPKRSLSYHELFQHPLWLSILKLDGSSFDIEVSSTGTVGELKEAVEAAFDHLPKKGPGSVSWEHVWGQFCLCHEGQKLLNDSDYIGMLGIRDGDQLQFVHNASDTYNLVKEPSEREDPDSDHEPCICSCEDGQKDDGHHTWNLEENQDDCAETEDGIISRCEHRINHLLRGWFPYRRLLSDKERGSSRHSDNRLGSFKSLLRCSSCKCESRRETWDGE